A single genomic interval of Acidobacteriota bacterium harbors:
- the modA gene encoding molybdate ABC transporter substrate-binding protein: protein MKNLFCFLILVFAWAGAGCTSSVHQPANEPLQIAAAADLNPALQEIATLFQQKTGQSVKINFGSTGLLTRQIEQGAPIDLFFAADQSYTDQLRNQGLVLEKSTTSYAQGYLVGWQRADTPVRITSLTELTNPAIRRIAIANPDHAPYGKAAVQVLQAAKIYDQIQTKLIMGENISQAFQYINTGNADIGLVAKSLVTTRSEGHLFPIDRALYQPLNQTLCILKRTRHPDQAKRFREFTLSQEGQQILQKYGFGEVKNEE, encoded by the coding sequence ATGAAAAATCTCTTTTGTTTTCTAATACTGGTTTTCGCCTGGGCTGGGGCGGGATGTACATCCTCAGTACACCAACCAGCCAACGAGCCGTTACAGATCGCCGCGGCGGCTGATTTGAATCCGGCCTTGCAGGAAATTGCGACTCTGTTTCAACAAAAAACCGGTCAATCCGTAAAAATCAACTTTGGCTCAACGGGTTTGTTGACCCGCCAAATCGAACAAGGCGCCCCGATTGATCTCTTTTTCGCCGCTGATCAAAGCTATACCGACCAACTCCGCAACCAGGGGTTGGTTCTTGAAAAATCAACAACTTCCTATGCCCAGGGATATCTGGTTGGCTGGCAACGGGCAGATACCCCCGTTCGAATAACCTCGCTCACCGAACTCACCAATCCAGCCATCCGTCGAATTGCCATTGCCAACCCAGACCACGCCCCTTATGGCAAAGCAGCCGTTCAGGTGCTGCAAGCAGCCAAAATCTATGACCAGATCCAAACAAAATTGATTATGGGAGAAAATATCAGCCAGGCGTTCCAGTATATCAACACCGGGAATGCCGACATCGGCCTGGTGGCCAAATCTTTGGTGACCACTCGATCTGAAGGACACTTGTTTCCGATTGATCGAGCACTCTATCAACCGCTCAACCAGACCCTGTGCATCCTCAAGCGCACCCGGCATCCTGACCAGGCTAAACGGTTCAGGGAATTTACCCTGAGCCAGGAAGGCCAGCAAATCCTTCAGAAATATGGGTTTGGAGAAGTGAAGAATGAAGAATGA
- the nusB gene encoding transcription antitermination factor NusB: MGVRRRARECALQMLFQFDLAKPTLPELLKTYWEELNDTSGDAQEFATNLTLGVIAHLDEVDALIRRRTEHWRISRMAVVDRNLLRLAVYEFLYEPETPKTVVINEALEIARRFSTYEATQFVNGILDGIKRDLEGNEEDQAPLTPQSSSATTA, from the coding sequence ATGGGTGTTCGTCGTAGGGCTAGAGAGTGCGCCTTACAAATGCTCTTTCAATTTGATTTAGCAAAACCAACTCTTCCAGAACTTCTCAAAACATATTGGGAAGAACTCAATGACACCAGTGGCGATGCTCAGGAATTTGCCACCAATCTCACCCTGGGGGTAATCGCCCATCTTGATGAGGTTGATGCGTTGATTCGTCGGCGCACCGAACACTGGCGAATTTCCCGGATGGCGGTGGTTGACCGGAACCTCCTTCGGTTGGCGGTCTATGAATTTTTGTACGAGCCTGAGACGCCAAAAACCGTTGTCATCAATGAAGCCCTTGAAATTGCCCGGCGCTTCAGTACCTATGAAGCGACCCAGTTTGTCAATGGAATCCTGGATGGCATCAAGCGGGACTTAGAGGGCAATGAAGAGGACCAGGCGCCGTTGACGCCTCAAAGTTCGTCTGCAACGACCGCGTAA
- a CDS encoding 6,7-dimethyl-8-ribityllumazine synthase, which yields MPREIIGKLNADGLRCAIVVSRWNDLVVNRLLSGATDTLERLGGSPDLWAIVRVPGSFEIPLAAKKLAISGKWDAIICLGALIRGETPHFDYIAAEVTKGIAAVSLESNIPITYGVLTADTVEQALNRAGLKAGNKGVEAAMAAVELFNLYKELSS from the coding sequence GTGCCACGTGAAATCATTGGAAAATTAAATGCTGACGGCCTGCGATGTGCCATTGTCGTCAGTCGCTGGAATGATCTGGTTGTCAACCGATTGCTTTCGGGGGCAACTGATACCCTGGAACGTCTTGGAGGCTCGCCTGACTTATGGGCGATTGTCCGGGTGCCGGGCTCCTTTGAAATTCCTTTGGCAGCGAAAAAACTGGCCATCAGTGGAAAGTGGGATGCCATTATTTGCCTCGGAGCTTTGATTCGAGGTGAAACACCGCATTTTGACTATATTGCCGCAGAAGTCACAAAAGGAATCGCAGCTGTGTCCCTTGAATCAAACATCCCGATTACCTATGGGGTCTTAACGGCTGACACCGTTGAGCAAGCCCTGAATCGGGCTGGTTTGAAAGCTGGGAACAAAGGGGTTGAAGCTGCGATGGCCGCGGTGGAGTTATTCAACCTCTACAAAGAACTTTCAAGTTAG